In a single window of the Pirellulales bacterium genome:
- a CDS encoding ABC transporter ATP-binding protein, which translates to MNLAFRVEDLKKEYVLGGETVHALRGVTIEVPEGDYVAIMGPSGSGKSTLLNLLGCLDRPSGGRYFLGGDDVAKMSDDRLSEVRAQRIGFVFQSYNLIAQLTVVENIEVPLYYGGLLNSKTRARCKELASMVGLGERLGHRPTQLSGGQQQRAAIARSLVNDPYFMLADEPTGNLDSVTSHEILDLLGRLNQDEGKTIIMVTHEEDVAERAKRIIRLKDGLLQSDVRR; encoded by the coding sequence ATGAACCTCGCCTTTCGAGTCGAGGATCTGAAAAAGGAATACGTGCTCGGCGGAGAAACGGTACACGCCCTACGCGGCGTCACGATCGAAGTCCCCGAGGGCGATTATGTCGCCATCATGGGTCCGTCCGGCTCGGGCAAGAGTACGCTCTTGAACCTGTTGGGCTGTCTCGATCGCCCCAGCGGCGGACGTTATTTCCTGGGGGGGGACGACGTCGCGAAGATGTCGGACGATCGACTCTCCGAGGTCCGCGCCCAACGCATCGGCTTCGTCTTCCAGTCGTACAACCTGATCGCGCAGTTGACGGTCGTTGAGAATATCGAAGTACCGTTGTACTACGGCGGACTGTTGAATTCGAAGACGCGAGCCCGCTGCAAAGAACTGGCTAGCATGGTCGGCCTGGGTGAACGGTTGGGGCACCGACCGACGCAGCTTTCCGGCGGTCAGCAGCAGCGTGCCGCGATCGCCCGCAGCCTGGTCAACGATCCCTACTTCATGCTGGCCGACGAACCGACGGGCAATCTGGATTCGGTCACTTCGCACGAGATTCTCGACCTGCTCGGGCGGCTGAATCAAGACGAAGGCAAGACCATCATCATGGTCACGCACGAAGAAGACGTGGCCGAGCGTGCCAAGCGGATCATTCGACTGAAAGACGGCCTTTTGCAATCGGACGTGCGGCGATGA
- a CDS encoding HlyD family efflux transporter periplasmic adaptor subunit yields the protein MSIARPRSLVLRTHNRVAQRGGFSFIGFLFFLVIVGGLAGGGYWYFKPMLMGEKQETNYMVDRVKSGVFTHDVVERGEVESSSNVEVRSQVQSRSSGAGGGMAIIEIVPEGTVVSEGDFLVKLDDSALRDELTQQQSVVNASDSLVIQSVANLETAKIAKEEYEQGTFKQDEETLQSATFVAEENLRRAQEYARHSERLASRGYVTQVQLEADKFAVKKAEADLALANTKLMVIRTYTKKKMVEQLDANIKIADAKLKADEKTNSIDKAKLEFIEGQIEKCVIKAPAGGQVVYANESGGRSGSDIVIQEGTVIRERQIIIRLPDPTKMQVKARINESRVDYVREGLPVTIHLDALPNAELAGTVRKVSDYPMPTGWFGSNVKEYATFVEILQPPVAMRPGMTAEVAIRTEQLENAMQLPAQAVFERGGKHWCIVPDGGNLAAKQVTIGATNDKFVVLKEGLKNDDVVLSNPRKYLKDVELPAVSEEEDKQMLAKMPPPRDDSEKAKRLASADGGPGGGRKKGGAGGGDPASRVAGMMERLDKNSDGKLEESEMAELPEQFRTALKGADTNGDGFADKAEVMKIMQNMRPPGGGGGGGRPPGTGGGGGAAP from the coding sequence CTGGCCGGCGGCGGTTACTGGTACTTCAAACCCATGCTGATGGGTGAGAAGCAGGAAACCAACTACATGGTTGACCGGGTGAAGAGTGGCGTCTTCACGCACGATGTGGTCGAGCGTGGCGAGGTCGAAAGCTCGAGCAATGTCGAAGTGCGCAGCCAGGTGCAGTCGCGCAGCTCGGGGGCCGGTGGCGGCATGGCCATTATCGAGATCGTGCCCGAAGGCACGGTGGTGTCCGAAGGGGACTTTCTGGTCAAGCTGGATGACTCGGCGTTGCGGGACGAGCTGACGCAGCAGCAAAGCGTGGTAAACGCCAGCGACTCGCTGGTGATTCAATCCGTGGCGAACCTTGAGACCGCCAAGATCGCTAAGGAAGAGTACGAGCAGGGAACTTTCAAGCAAGACGAAGAGACGCTGCAAAGCGCCACGTTCGTCGCCGAGGAAAACCTCCGTCGGGCTCAGGAGTATGCCCGACATAGCGAGCGGTTGGCTTCACGGGGTTACGTAACGCAGGTGCAGCTAGAGGCCGATAAGTTCGCCGTGAAAAAGGCCGAGGCTGACCTGGCTCTGGCCAACACGAAGCTGATGGTGATCCGCACCTACACCAAAAAGAAGATGGTCGAGCAGCTCGACGCCAATATCAAGATCGCCGATGCCAAGCTGAAGGCGGACGAAAAGACCAACAGCATCGACAAGGCGAAACTGGAATTCATCGAAGGGCAAATCGAGAAATGCGTGATCAAGGCTCCCGCCGGCGGCCAGGTGGTTTATGCCAACGAAAGCGGCGGCCGTAGCGGCTCGGACATCGTGATCCAGGAAGGGACTGTCATTCGCGAGCGGCAGATCATCATCCGCCTGCCCGACCCGACGAAGATGCAGGTTAAGGCGCGGATCAATGAGTCGCGTGTGGATTATGTACGCGAGGGATTGCCGGTCACGATCCACTTGGATGCCTTGCCGAACGCCGAACTGGCGGGGACCGTCCGCAAAGTGAGCGACTACCCGATGCCGACCGGCTGGTTTGGCAGCAACGTCAAAGAGTATGCCACGTTCGTCGAGATTTTGCAGCCGCCCGTGGCCATGCGGCCGGGCATGACGGCCGAGGTGGCGATTCGTACCGAACAATTAGAAAACGCCATGCAATTGCCGGCCCAGGCGGTCTTCGAGCGCGGCGGCAAGCATTGGTGCATCGTGCCCGACGGTGGAAACCTGGCGGCGAAGCAGGTAACCATTGGCGCCACCAACGATAAGTTCGTAGTCCTCAAAGAAGGCCTGAAAAACGATGACGTGGTGCTAAGCAATCCGCGCAAGTACCTGAAGGATGTGGAGCTGCCCGCCGTGAGCGAGGAAGAGGACAAGCAGATGCTGGCAAAGATGCCCCCGCCTCGCGACGACAGCGAAAAGGCGAAGCGTCTGGCCTCAGCCGATGGCGGTCCCGGTGGCGGCCGTAAGAAAGGGGGCGCCGGTGGCGGCGACCCCGCCTCACGCGTGGCCGGCATGATGGAACGGCTCGACAAGAACAGCGATGGCAAGCTCGAAGAATCCGAAATGGCCGAGCTGCCCGAACAATTCCGCACGGCTCTCAAAGGCGCCGACACCAACGGTGACGGCTTTGCCGACAAGGCGGAAGTAATGAAGATCATGCAAAACATGCGTCCTCCCGGCGGCGGTGGTGGCGGTGGACGACCTCCCGGCACCGGCGGCGGAGGTGGAGCGGCGCCATGA